DNA from Nitrospina gracilis Nb-211:
CCGGGCCAGAAGGTCTTTCACATCCTCTTCCGTCACCCCGGCGGGATCGCGCCGCTCCAGCACCTTGCCCTGCTGGTCCTGCGTGTCGGTGCTGACACCCAGCGTCATCGTCGCCCGGTACACTTTGGTCAGCGGGGTCAGGAACTGGATGACTCTGGTGGATTGGCCGAGGCAGATGGGCAGGACGCCCTCGGCCAGGGGGTCCAGGGTGCCGATGTGTCCGGCTTTTTTGACTTTCAGCAGGCGCCGGACCGACCGCACCATGTCGAACGAGGTGGGCCCGGCGGGCTTGTACAGATTGATGATTTTATTCATCGTCGTCTTTGTGGATTTGCCTCAGGAGCTGGGTGATGCGGTCCACCTGGTCCCCGGAGGTATCCAGCTTGAAATCCAGCTCGGGGATCGCTTTCAGGTACAGCCGTTTGCCCAACTGACTGCGCAGAAAACCCTTTGCGCTGTTCAGCCCCTTCAGGCCTTCTTCCCGTACCTGATCGGTGCCCAGAATACTGACAAACACCTTGGCGTGTTTCAGGTTGTCCGAAAGGGCGATCCGGGTCAGCGTCACGAAGCCGATCCGCGGGTCCTTCAGCTCGTGCTGGACCATTTTAGACAGCTCTTCCAGGAGCAGTTCCTGGACCCGTTCGGACCGTTTATAGCGAAACATGATGATTTCCCGGCTTCCTGGATCAGCCTTTGCCGAGGTTCAAAACTTCTATCTGGTAATCCGTCATTTCGGCCAGGTGCATCTGGTCGATGAAATTGACCACCTGTTGCATGAGGCCCTCCACATAAGGACCGTCACCGCTGACCGCCGCAATGCCGAGATGGATGCTCTGGTGCCTGTCCTGGTCTCCCACCTCGGCGATGCTGATATTGAATTTGTTTTTCACCCGGTCCTTGATGGCGCGGATGACCTTGCGCTTGCCTTTCAGCGACTCGTTGCCGTGCAGAAACAATTTGATGGCGCAACATCCCACTTTCATGGCGAGCCCTTGCAAAGAACCGGCGCCGTGCCGAATGCGTTTACGGGGCGACTTCCTCGAGCACGAACGGCTCGATGATGTCGCCTTGCTTCACATCCTGAAATTTCTCCAGCGACAGGCCACACTCGTACCCGGAGGCGACTTCCTTCACGTCTTCCTTGAACCGGCGGAGCGTCTGGATCTTGCCCTCGTACACCACCACGTTGTCGCGCAGGAGGCGGGCGCGGCGGTTGCGCTCCAGCGTGCCGGAAAGCACGTGACAGCCCGCCACCACACCGACCTTCGGGATGGTGAATACCTCGCGGATCTCCGCCCGCCCGGTGATTTTTTCCCGGAACGTCGGCTCCAGCAGGCCTTCCATCGCTTTTTTGATATCTTCGATGGCGTCGTAAATGATGCCGTACATGCGCACGTCCACGTTTTCCTGCTGGGCCATGGTCGCCGCCTGCTCCGTGGGCCGCACGTTGAAACCGATGACGATAGCGTTCGAGGCGCTGGCCAGAAGCACGTCGGATTCGGTGATGCCGCCCACCGCGTCGTGGATGACCTTGATGCGCACCTTGTCCGTACCGACGCGCGTCACGGCTTCCTGCACCGCCTGGATGGAACCCTGCACGTCGGCCTTGAGGATGAGGTTCAACTCCTGGATCTTGCCTTCCATGATCTGCTGGTGCAGGTCTTCCATGCTGATGCGCGGCTTGGCGGAAAGTGCGGTCTCGCGCTGACGCTGAAGTTTGAGCTGGCTCAACTGCCGCGCGCGTTTCTCATCCTTGACCACCATGAATTTGTCGCCCGCATCCGGCACTTCCGGGATGCCGACCACTTCCACCGGCATGGCGAGCGTCGCCTCGTCGATGGGGTGGCCCTGGTCGTTGGTCAATGCGCGCACCTTACCGAAGTAGTTGCCGACGATGAACGGGTCGCCCACTTTCAGGCGGCCTTTTTCGACGATGATGGTGGCAACAGGGCCGCGTCCCTTGTCGAGGTGCGACTCGATGACCGTGCCGCGCGCCCGCACTTTGGGGTTGGCTTTCAGTTCCATGATCTCCGCCTGCAGGAGTAGCATTTCGAGCAGGTTTTCAAGCCCAGTCCCCATTTTGGCGGATACTTCGGCGATGATGGTTTGCCCGCCCCATTCTTCCGGAATGAGGCCCTGGTCGGCCAGTTGTTTTTTCACTTCG
Protein-coding regions in this window:
- the rbfA gene encoding 30S ribosome-binding factor RbfA, with amino-acid sequence MFRYKRSERVQELLLEELSKMVQHELKDPRIGFVTLTRIALSDNLKHAKVFVSILGTDQVREEGLKGLNSAKGFLRSQLGKRLYLKAIPELDFKLDTSGDQVDRITQLLRQIHKDDDE
- a CDS encoding DUF503 domain-containing protein; the encoded protein is MKVGCCAIKLFLHGNESLKGKRKVIRAIKDRVKNKFNISIAEVGDQDRHQSIHLGIAAVSGDGPYVEGLMQQVVNFIDQMHLAEMTDYQIEVLNLGKG